A single region of the Streptomyces caelestis genome encodes:
- a CDS encoding ABC transporter substrate-binding protein, whose translation MRRRLAPAALLLPLALLLTACGGNSAAGTPDGGTDGHGSLTIDIGDQKGGSEAILRAAGELKNLDYKIRWSTFTSGPPLLEAVNAGAVDIGGVGNTPPVFAAGAGSKIKVVAAWHGTSKGDTILVPNDSSLKSPGQLKGRSVAVAQGSSAHYQLVASLRKAGLKLSDIKVKYLQPADALAAFTAGKVDAWAVWDPYTSQVLKARQGRVLTDGDGVTNGLTFQVAAPDALKDKKKAAAVKDYLERLRRAYQWVYDHEEEWAKVWAKDTGLPEDVALAAVKRTYTTRIAVAVDKPLIASEQEIADAFTALKLIPRKVAFAGFTDARFNGDLPPSTSAARPSEG comes from the coding sequence ATGCGACGACGTCTCGCCCCCGCCGCCCTGCTGCTCCCCCTCGCCCTGCTGCTCACCGCCTGCGGCGGGAACTCGGCCGCCGGCACCCCGGACGGCGGCACCGACGGCCATGGCTCCCTCACGATCGACATCGGTGACCAGAAGGGCGGTTCGGAGGCCATCCTGCGGGCCGCCGGGGAACTGAAGAACCTCGACTACAAGATCAGGTGGTCCACGTTCACCTCCGGACCACCCCTGCTGGAGGCCGTCAACGCGGGGGCCGTCGACATCGGCGGCGTGGGCAACACCCCGCCGGTCTTCGCGGCCGGGGCCGGGTCGAAGATCAAGGTCGTGGCCGCCTGGCACGGCACGTCCAAGGGCGACACCATCCTCGTCCCGAACGACTCGTCCCTGAAGAGTCCCGGGCAGCTCAAGGGCAGGTCCGTGGCCGTCGCGCAGGGTTCGTCCGCGCACTACCAGCTGGTCGCGTCCCTGAGGAAGGCCGGGCTCAAGCTGAGCGACATCAAGGTCAAGTACCTCCAGCCGGCCGACGCGCTCGCCGCGTTCACCGCCGGCAAGGTCGACGCCTGGGCGGTCTGGGACCCGTACACCTCGCAGGTGCTGAAGGCCAGGCAGGGCCGGGTCCTGACCGACGGCGACGGCGTGACCAACGGACTCACCTTCCAGGTCGCGGCACCGGACGCACTGAAGGACAAGAAGAAGGCCGCCGCCGTCAAGGACTACCTGGAGCGGCTGCGGCGCGCCTACCAGTGGGTGTACGACCACGAGGAGGAGTGGGCGAAGGTCTGGGCGAAGGACACCGGGCTTCCCGAGGACGTGGCGCTGGCCGCGGTGAAGCGCACCTACACGACCCGGATCGCGGTCGCCGTCGACAAGCCGCTGATCGCCTCCGAGCAGGAGATCGCGGACGCGTTCACGGCGTTGAAGCTCATCCCGCGCAAGGTCGCCTTCGCCGGCTTCACCGACGCGCGGTTCAACGGCGACCTGCCGCCGTCGACCAGCGCGGCCCGGCCCTCGGAAGGCTAG